One part of the Bacteroidota bacterium genome encodes these proteins:
- a CDS encoding mechanosensitive ion channel, with the protein MKQWFKDLEEILRPALGYKLFQLGDTPFTLGTIFYLILSLFLLFYISEKLRVLLTRRILVKYNIILGVRQSIATIVKYTIVVIGLMVIVESTGFNLSTLGLIAGALGVGIGFGLQGITNNFISGIIILFERPVKVGDRVDVGEVTGIIIKIAARATTVISNDNIAIVVPNSEFINAKVINWTLNDRNVRFNFPVGVAYTEDPERIKKILLDVVDENPGVQKVPKPDVLFDSFGESSLNFILRVWTSSYSDNPNVLKSQLYYSIFEKFKEHKIRIPYPQRDLHLISGFDKPEEQPLQDKKD; encoded by the coding sequence ATGAAACAATGGTTTAAGGACTTAGAGGAAATATTAAGGCCGGCTCTGGGATATAAACTTTTTCAATTAGGAGATACTCCATTTACCCTTGGAACCATCTTTTACCTTATCCTGAGTCTTTTTCTGCTTTTTTATATTTCAGAGAAACTACGTGTATTGTTAACAAGGCGTATTTTAGTAAAATACAACATTATACTTGGAGTTAGGCAATCCATTGCTACTATAGTAAAATACACCATTGTAGTTATTGGGCTGATGGTAATTGTGGAATCAACGGGCTTTAATTTAAGCACATTGGGTTTAATTGCAGGTGCCCTTGGTGTTGGTATTGGTTTCGGCTTGCAGGGAATTACAAATAATTTTATCAGTGGAATTATAATTCTGTTCGAAAGACCTGTAAAAGTTGGTGACAGAGTTGATGTTGGAGAAGTAACAGGAATTATTATTAAAATAGCCGCAAGGGCAACAACAGTTATTTCAAATGATAATATTGCAATTGTAGTACCTAATTCCGAATTCATAAATGCAAAAGTAATTAACTGGACACTTAACGACAGGAATGTTAGGTTTAATTTTCCGGTGGGGGTTGCATATACCGAAGATCCTGAAAGAATTAAAAAAATACTCCTTGATGTGGTAGATGAAAACCCGGGTGTTCAGAAGGTTCCCAAACCCGATGTGCTATTTGATTCTTTTGGTGAAAGCTCATTAAATTTCATCCTCAGAGTTTGGACCTCTAGCTACAGCGATAATCCAAATGTTTTAAAGAGCCAGTTGTATTATTCTATTTTTGAAAAATTTAAGGAACATAAGATTAGAATTCCTTATCCACAGCGTGATTTGCATCTTATATCAGGTTTTGATAAACCAGAAGAGCAGCCTTTGCAGGACAAAAAGGATTAG
- a CDS encoding T9SS type A sorting domain-containing protein: MKRSLLIIMLFFNASYLLSQELYFELIIEDATGTRDTLILGYDLNATDSIDNSFGEINIKPIPFGNLFEARITDYDYSDISQLIYDPTTFHLKKQIKKKDCNSNGFPFVSAIVLSNPVYPITVNWNKVLFNDFCLEKSFITDWHPGGWFDAFHGGEQGPFTLRETENTMFINTTHSYITVSNDTVDVLFICLASINNFTTNIYTIANSTNIKITPNPTLDYLKINLIDQEIENVKIYNFKGQEQVVKMDNNVVNISDFPTGVYFLQLIFTNGETEFNKIIKSTP; the protein is encoded by the coding sequence ATGAAAAGATCGCTCTTAATAATAATGCTTTTTTTTAATGCATCCTATTTACTTTCTCAGGAATTATATTTTGAATTAATAATAGAAGATGCAACTGGAACCCGAGATACTTTAATATTAGGTTATGATTTAAATGCAACGGATAGTATTGATAATTCATTTGGTGAAATTAATATAAAACCTATTCCTTTTGGCAATTTATTTGAAGCACGTATTACCGATTATGATTATTCAGACATTAGTCAGCTGATTTATGATCCAACTACATTTCATTTAAAAAAACAAATAAAAAAGAAAGATTGTAATAGTAATGGTTTCCCGTTTGTATCTGCTATAGTATTGAGTAATCCTGTTTATCCAATCACGGTGAATTGGAATAAAGTTCTATTTAATGATTTTTGCTTAGAGAAAAGCTTTATTACCGATTGGCATCCTGGTGGATGGTTTGATGCTTTTCATGGAGGCGAACAAGGGCCTTTTACTTTAAGAGAAACTGAAAATACTATGTTTATTAATACAACACATTCTTATATAACAGTTTCAAATGACACAGTTGATGTTTTATTTATTTGTCTTGCCTCTATAAACAATTTTACTACAAACATTTATACAATTGCTAATTCAACAAATATAAAAATTACCCCTAATCCTACTCTTGATTATTTAAAAATTAATTTAATTGATCAAGAAATTGAAAATGTAAAAATTTATAATTTTAAAGGCCAAGAACAAGTAGTAAAAATGGACAATAATGTAGTTAATATTAGTGATTTCCCAACTGGAGTTTATTTTTTGCAATTAATATTTACGAATGGCGAAACTGAATTTAATAAAATAATCAAAAGTACACCTTAA
- a CDS encoding glycosyltransferase family 39 protein, whose translation MQKQLNIVFVLLTATVFLFLLVPNIYQEGLFMDGLIYSTTGLNLANGIGTFWNLTFTKTVISNFDGHPPLAMYFQNIFFKLLGESHSVEKIYSSFTAVITVLLLIVTWNFFQKEKQTNSLYWIPILLWITIPVCFWSYQNNVLENTMGIFTLAACLCSLYAIYKTGYLKYALLFFASVFIVLGFLSKGFPAFFPLAVFGLHFIVYKKESIVQGITSTVFTLFTCAFILSLIFWDETARKFIFHYLDIQVMESLKGNQVVDPRSFILIRLLRELMAPFLLLVILFLFAFFKHKAKTLFSVYSKEQMKDSWFLFLIGLSASLPIMISPKQMGYYLLPALPFFVLAISNLIAPLMVKVCAKKTSIRFFYSSYLVFFAALISIFIYAQINSVNPTRDKDLINDVKTIGNYLEKDITIGIKESLLVKWSLIAYLQRYYFINVETFDKHKYVVTEKISPLENPNYVLVLEAKGFLLYVNQGIENKQGSFN comes from the coding sequence ATGCAGAAACAATTAAATATCGTTTTCGTCCTGTTAACTGCCACCGTGTTCCTGTTTTTACTGGTCCCTAATATTTATCAGGAAGGACTGTTTATGGATGGTTTGATATACAGTACCACCGGCTTGAACTTAGCCAACGGAATTGGGACTTTCTGGAATCTCACATTTACCAAAACGGTAATCAGTAATTTTGATGGGCATCCTCCACTTGCTATGTATTTTCAAAACATCTTTTTTAAACTCCTTGGAGAAAGCCATTCTGTAGAAAAAATTTATTCCTCTTTCACTGCGGTTATTACAGTATTATTACTAATTGTTACTTGGAATTTTTTTCAAAAGGAAAAACAAACAAACTCATTGTATTGGATTCCCATTTTGTTATGGATTACTATTCCCGTTTGTTTTTGGTCTTATCAAAACAATGTTTTGGAAAACACTATGGGCATTTTTACCCTGGCCGCTTGTTTATGTTCTCTTTATGCAATATATAAAACAGGTTATTTGAAGTATGCTCTATTATTCTTTGCCTCAGTTTTTATTGTTTTAGGATTTTTAAGCAAAGGATTCCCTGCATTTTTTCCTCTTGCTGTTTTTGGCCTTCATTTTATCGTTTATAAAAAAGAATCTATTGTTCAGGGAATTACCAGTACCGTTTTCACCCTCTTTACCTGTGCATTTATTCTCAGCTTGATTTTTTGGGATGAAACGGCAAGAAAATTTATTTTCCATTATCTGGATATTCAGGTAATGGAAAGCCTTAAAGGAAATCAGGTTGTTGATCCCAGGTCCTTTATTTTAATTCGACTGTTACGCGAATTGATGGCCCCCTTTCTTTTATTGGTAATACTATTCTTATTTGCGTTTTTTAAACACAAAGCAAAAACCCTTTTCTCAGTATATTCCAAAGAGCAGATGAAAGATTCTTGGTTCCTTTTTTTAATCGGGTTATCCGCATCATTGCCCATAATGATTTCACCAAAACAAATGGGTTATTATCTGCTTCCTGCACTACCGTTTTTTGTATTGGCAATATCAAATCTAATTGCCCCATTAATGGTAAAGGTATGTGCTAAAAAAACAAGCATTCGCTTTTTCTATTCAAGCTATTTAGTCTTTTTTGCAGCATTAATTTCTATTTTTATTTATGCTCAAATTAATTCTGTAAATCCAACAAGGGATAAAGATCTGATAAATGATGTGAAAACAATTGGAAACTATTTAGAAAAGGATATTACAATTGGAATAAAAGAGTCATTGCTTGTAAAATGGTCTCTTATTGCCTATTTACAGCGGTATTATTTTATCAATGTTGAAACTTTTGATAAGCACAAATATGTTGTTACCGAAAAAATTTCACCTTTGGAAAACCCAAACTATGTATTGGTATTGGAGGCAAAAGGCTTTCTGTTGTATGTTAATCAAGGAATTGAAAACAAACAAGGTTCATTCAACTAA
- a CDS encoding OmpA family protein produces the protein MKKIILLSTVTALAFYSCKPIYQCGQPKLDKKYSARVQTVVDERDDLCSTVKTRDAEISGLKEDVSELNNKISEVKKLNSNLNSDKLSQADQFNSAMKQKSDELIGKEKLLLEREKSLVDLQRIISRQDSITKHLNDNLRNALLGFNSEELSIEIKNGKVYVSMSDKLLFKSGSAAVETKGKEALKVLADVLEKNSDIAILIEGHTDNVPIKTDVYRDNWDLSVARATAIVRVLTDDYKITPTRLTASGKGEFAPKANNATTESRASNRRTEIILSPKLDEIMKLLNKG, from the coding sequence ATGAAAAAAATAATTCTTTTAAGCACAGTCACTGCTTTGGCTTTTTACTCATGCAAGCCTATATACCAGTGCGGACAACCCAAGTTGGACAAAAAATACTCGGCAAGAGTTCAAACTGTAGTGGATGAACGTGATGATCTTTGCTCAACAGTAAAAACCAGAGATGCCGAAATATCAGGTCTTAAAGAGGATGTTTCGGAATTAAACAATAAAATTTCGGAAGTTAAAAAACTGAACAGTAATCTGAACAGTGATAAACTATCTCAAGCAGATCAATTTAATTCTGCTATGAAACAAAAATCAGATGAGTTAATAGGAAAAGAAAAACTTCTTTTAGAAAGAGAAAAATCATTGGTTGATTTGCAAAGAATAATTTCCCGCCAGGATTCAATTACAAAACACTTGAATGATAATTTGAGGAATGCCTTGTTAGGATTTAATTCTGAAGAGCTTTCAATTGAGATAAAAAACGGAAAAGTTTATGTTTCCATGTCAGATAAATTATTGTTTAAGTCAGGAAGTGCTGCTGTGGAAACCAAAGGCAAAGAAGCATTAAAGGTTTTAGCTGACGTGCTTGAAAAGAATTCAGATATTGCTATATTAATTGAAGGGCATACAGATAATGTTCCAATTAAAACTGATGTTTATCGCGATAACTGGGATCTTAGTGTTGCACGAGCAACTGCAATAGTTCGTGTATTGACTGATGATTATAAAATTACTCCAACACGTCTTACTGCCTCAGGCAAAGGTGAATTTGCACCAAAGGCTAACAATGCAACAACAGAGAGTAGAGCAAGCAACCGTAGAACTGAAATTATTCTTTCTCCTAAATTGGATGAGATAATGAAACTACTTAATAAAGGTTGA
- the hemA gene encoding glutamyl-tRNA reductase, translated as MNKFKIIAFTHKVAELNEIGRFHLGSDQLEDSLVSLKKIMEIDELMYLSTCNRVEFLIVTSKEINKTFLTSFFSKFNASFTSNEINNAVEKALVFEGEDALNHLFSVASSVDSLVVGEREIITQVRASYETCSKLRLCGDVIRIVIKKTIETAKQVYTQTQIAGKPVSVVSLAYRRLKELKVQPDARFLILGAGKTNTLMAQYLKKHKFGNFTVFNRTLANAEKLAAELKGKALPLTELSNFTAGFDVIISCTGSTDPIITKEIYALLIGTDSTKKVVVDLALPNDIDPGVIENYPVNYIEIETLKAIALENLKERQKELKACELIILNAIEEFRLVFKTRMVENVMKDIPLKVKEIREMAMSTVFAKELSGLDGQSKEVLDKILSYMEKKYISVPMKMAKDIFMDSQASQEKSIKQTNSNPL; from the coding sequence TTGAATAAGTTTAAAATTATAGCATTTACCCATAAAGTTGCAGAACTTAATGAAATTGGAAGATTTCATCTGGGCTCCGACCAACTGGAAGATTCTTTGGTTTCACTTAAGAAAATCATGGAAATCGATGAGCTCATGTATCTTTCAACCTGCAACAGGGTGGAGTTTTTAATTGTTACTTCAAAAGAAATCAACAAAACTTTTTTAACTTCCTTTTTCAGCAAATTTAATGCTTCTTTTACAAGCAATGAAATCAATAATGCTGTTGAAAAAGCTTTGGTTTTTGAAGGGGAAGATGCATTAAACCATCTTTTTAGTGTAGCGAGTTCTGTGGATTCACTTGTTGTAGGTGAACGAGAAATTATTACTCAGGTTAGAGCTTCTTATGAGACTTGTTCTAAACTTAGACTTTGTGGAGATGTAATTCGAATTGTAATTAAAAAAACAATTGAAACAGCAAAGCAGGTTTACACCCAAACTCAAATAGCAGGAAAGCCCGTTTCAGTGGTTTCACTTGCATATAGAAGACTAAAGGAACTTAAAGTGCAGCCAGATGCTCGTTTTTTGATACTTGGAGCGGGAAAAACAAACACTTTAATGGCCCAGTATTTAAAGAAACATAAATTTGGAAATTTCACCGTTTTTAACCGTACGCTTGCAAATGCAGAAAAATTAGCTGCCGAACTAAAAGGCAAAGCACTTCCATTGACAGAATTATCAAATTTCACTGCTGGTTTTGATGTAATTATTTCTTGTACAGGATCAACTGATCCGATAATAACCAAAGAAATTTATGCTTTATTAATAGGAACTGATTCCACTAAAAAAGTAGTTGTTGATTTGGCTTTGCCCAATGATATAGATCCGGGGGTTATCGAAAATTATCCGGTAAACTATATAGAAATTGAAACACTAAAGGCTATAGCTTTAGAAAATCTTAAGGAACGCCAGAAAGAGCTGAAGGCTTGTGAGCTTATCATTTTAAATGCAATTGAAGAATTCAGGCTGGTTTTTAAAACCCGGATGGTGGAAAATGTCATGAAAGATATTCCTTTAAAGGTAAAGGAAATAAGAGAAATGGCCATGTCCACAGTTTTTGCAAAAGAATTAAGCGGGCTTGATGGGCAATCCAAGGAAGTACTGGATAAAATACTTTCCTACATGGAAAAAAAATACATTAGTGTACCTATGAAAATGGCAAAAGATATTTTCATGGATTCCCAAGCCAGTCAAGAAAAATCCATTAAACAAACTAATTCCAATCCTTTATAA
- the hemC gene encoding hydroxymethylbilane synthase: protein MKRKLIIGSRGSGLALWQANYVQAMLKDIGVKSEIKIIKTQGDKIQHLSFDKLEGKGFFTKEIEDALISGETDLAVHSHKDLPTTSPIGLIVAAVSIRGNPSELIIINKNAVDYSLKYSIKKGAVIGTSSARRKCQLLAHRDDLQIKDIRGNVPTRIDKLRSGEFDAILIAAAGVERLELDLNEFTVERPSPREFIPAPAQGVLAIQVREQDKELIEKLSEINVPFVQECIAVERKILNLFDGGCQLPLGSYCFKEDGIYKVFSAKADNWSTPPKRIYAQASSTEGLAELIVEKIRNFKPCQVFITRDLDEDNYLLKSLTSNRYQVTGISLIDVKPIRFSSIPDTDWIFFSSSHAVKEFFNQNPLVKPGIKYAVIGKGTETTLNTKGIKADFVGLSSDTSLVGKEFAKIANEKTVLFPQAKDSLRSVQKQLSFQTKIYDLFVYKSTPKNNISIPQSDVVVFTSPSNVEAYFKFSDLSNVQRVICIGSATAEKLKTHGFNESVIPEYPDEAGLLQAIFGLSFE from the coding sequence TTGAAAAGAAAATTAATAATAGGTTCTAGAGGCAGCGGACTTGCATTGTGGCAAGCCAACTATGTACAAGCCATGCTAAAGGATATCGGAGTAAAATCTGAAATAAAAATAATAAAAACCCAGGGAGACAAAATCCAGCATTTGAGTTTTGATAAACTCGAGGGTAAAGGATTCTTTACAAAAGAAATTGAGGATGCACTTATTTCAGGTGAAACTGATCTTGCAGTTCATTCACATAAAGACCTTCCAACCACTTCGCCCATAGGCCTTATTGTTGCTGCTGTTTCCATTCGTGGCAATCCTTCGGAACTCATTATTATCAACAAAAATGCGGTTGATTATTCCCTTAAATATTCTATAAAAAAAGGAGCTGTTATTGGTACTTCTTCTGCAAGAAGAAAATGTCAATTGCTGGCCCATCGTGATGATTTACAAATAAAAGACATAAGGGGAAATGTTCCAACCCGGATTGATAAATTAAGATCGGGGGAATTTGATGCAATTCTTATTGCTGCAGCAGGTGTTGAAAGACTTGAGCTGGATCTTAATGAATTTACTGTGGAAAGGCCTTCTCCAAGGGAATTTATTCCTGCCCCTGCCCAAGGGGTATTGGCAATACAGGTAAGGGAGCAAGACAAGGAATTAATCGAAAAGTTAAGTGAAATAAATGTTCCATTTGTACAGGAATGCATTGCAGTTGAAAGAAAAATACTCAACCTCTTTGATGGTGGTTGCCAATTACCACTTGGATCATATTGCTTTAAGGAAGATGGTATTTACAAAGTTTTTTCTGCAAAAGCCGATAACTGGAGCACTCCGCCAAAAAGAATTTATGCCCAAGCTTCCTCAACAGAAGGTCTTGCAGAATTAATAGTTGAAAAGATCAGAAATTTTAAACCCTGTCAGGTTTTTATTACCAGGGATCTTGATGAAGATAATTATTTGCTAAAATCCCTTACTTCAAATCGCTACCAGGTTACAGGAATTTCACTTATTGATGTTAAACCCATTCGCTTTTCATCTATCCCTGATACGGATTGGATCTTTTTTTCCAGCAGCCATGCGGTTAAAGAATTTTTTAATCAAAATCCTCTTGTAAAGCCGGGGATTAAATATGCCGTAATAGGAAAAGGCACGGAAACAACCTTGAATACAAAAGGAATAAAAGCTGATTTTGTTGGCTTATCTTCTGATACAAGCCTTGTAGGAAAAGAATTTGCAAAAATTGCAAATGAAAAAACCGTTTTATTTCCACAAGCTAAAGATTCATTAAGAAGTGTTCAGAAACAATTGTCTTTCCAGACAAAGATTTACGATCTTTTTGTTTATAAATCTACTCCGAAAAATAATATCTCTATTCCCCAATCAGATGTTGTGGTATTTACCAGTCCATCAAACGTTGAGGCATATTTTAAATTCTCTGATTTAAGCAATGTTCAACGTGTAATCTGCATTGGTAGTGCTACTGCTGAAAAGCTTAAGACACATGGATTTAATGAGTCTGTTATTCCAGAATATCCAGATGAAGCCGGGTTATTACAAGCAATTTTTGGATTAAGTTTCGAATAA
- the hemB gene encoding porphobilinogen synthase: MVQRPRRNRKSQVIRDMVQETELSVKDFIYPVFLTQGNNKSIEIKSMPGISRLSLDYLLKELEICMNNGVKSFAVFPQIEESLKDKYAKESYREGSLYLKAIAEIKKQFPEACLVSDVAMDPYSSDGHDGIVENGEIINDLTLEVLGKMAIAQARAGADIVAPSDMMDGRVGYLRKALDREGFFNVSIMSYSAKYASAFYGPFRDALESAPKAGDKKTYQMNPANQREALIEAELDFAEGADILMVKPALAYLDVIKLLKDNFDLPIAAYNVSGEYAMIKAASLNGWIDGEKAMLESLISIKRAGAKIILSYFAKEYALLGR, translated from the coding sequence ATTGTTCAACGTCCACGCAGAAATCGCAAATCCCAGGTAATCCGTGACATGGTTCAGGAAACAGAATTATCTGTAAAGGATTTTATCTATCCTGTTTTTTTAACCCAGGGAAATAACAAATCCATTGAAATAAAATCAATGCCGGGAATTTCTAGGCTTTCTTTGGATTATTTGCTTAAAGAGTTGGAAATATGCATGAATAATGGAGTTAAATCCTTTGCGGTATTTCCTCAAATTGAAGAATCTCTGAAAGATAAATACGCAAAAGAAAGTTACCGCGAGGGAAGCCTGTATTTAAAAGCAATAGCTGAAATTAAAAAACAGTTTCCTGAAGCATGTTTGGTTTCGGATGTTGCAATGGATCCATACAGTTCCGATGGGCATGATGGAATTGTAGAAAATGGTGAAATAATTAATGATCTTACTTTGGAGGTTTTAGGCAAAATGGCCATTGCACAAGCTCGTGCAGGAGCTGATATTGTTGCTCCTTCCGATATGATGGACGGGCGTGTTGGATACCTGCGCAAGGCTTTAGACAGAGAAGGTTTCTTTAATGTATCTATAATGTCATATTCTGCCAAATATGCAAGCGCTTTTTACGGGCCTTTTCGTGATGCACTTGAATCTGCCCCTAAAGCAGGGGATAAAAAAACCTACCAAATGAACCCGGCAAATCAGCGAGAAGCTTTGATTGAAGCAGAACTTGATTTTGCTGAAGGCGCAGATATACTTATGGTTAAACCAGCACTTGCTTACCTTGATGTAATTAAATTGCTGAAAGATAATTTTGATTTGCCTATTGCAGCTTACAATGTTAGCGGTGAATATGCCATGATAAAAGCCGCAAGCCTAAATGGCTGGATTGATGGAGAAAAAGCAATGCTGGAAAGCCTTATATCTATAAAAAGGGCTGGTGCAAAAATTATTTTATCCTATTTTGCAAAGGAATATGCTTTATTGGGTCGATAG